Proteins found in one Hyla sarda isolate aHylSar1 chromosome 7, aHylSar1.hap1, whole genome shotgun sequence genomic segment:
- the LOC130283443 gene encoding uncharacterized protein LOC130283443: MARNEEKQLGKLNRLWLQREKKEGRVREVSGERPRLSALHTAADVRRWIPSIKTEMEYYLQQSQLIHYSDRKIEEFQEKMEALKKEYQRYLWKLRRLDPACKEHPWKPRGYTRKRTADGKVPAWVNTGEHPGDALLSTPILSDTSKEFSDPEEDDGSSSRSRVQESAVTNLDSVHLQAQDAPLEFSNARSHPKHVWLRSSYNTGGDTANKLKEILLSDHQERKRLSAAGNSMEDRTEVQPAKSNGILGLDCYSSSEDDD; the protein is encoded by the exons ATGGCGAGGAACGAGGAGAAGCAGCTGGGGAAACTGAACCGCCTGTGGCTGCAGAGGGAGAAGAAAg AGGGACGAGTACGAGAAGTGTCCGGGGAGCGGCCGCGCCTG TCCGCGCTTCACACCGCAGCCGATGTCCGGAGGTGGATCCCCAGCATCAAAACAGAGATGGAGTATTACCTGCAG CAATCGCAGCTGATTCATTATTCAGACAGAAAGATTGAAGAATTCCAAGAGAAGATGGAAGCTTTGAAGAAGGAATATCAGCGATATCTGTGGAAGCTGCGGCGGCTGGACCCCGCCTGCAAGGAGCATCCGTGGAAACCGCGCGGGTACACGAGGAAAAGGACGGCTGATGGGAAGGTGCCAGCGTGGGTGAACACAG GTGAACACCCTGGTGATGCGCTGCTCTCTACACCCATCTTGTCCGACACCAGTAAAGAGTTCAGTGACCccgaggaggatgatgggagtagcTCCCGGAGCAGAGTACAAGAATCAGCCGTGACGAACCTCGACAGTGTCCATCTTCAAGCTCAAGACGCCCCCCTAGAGTTCAGTAACGCGAGGTCTCACCCTAAACACGTCTGGCTGAGGTCGTCCTATAACACGGGGGGAGACACCGCCAATAAACTGAAAGAGATTCTCCTCTCTGATCATCAGGAGCGAAAGAGACTGAGTGCTGCAGGGAACAGCATGGAGGACAGGACTGAAGTACAACCTGCTAAAAGCAACGGGATCCTGGGATTAGATTGTTACTCGTCTTCTGAGGACGATGACTGA
- the LOC130283441 gene encoding uncharacterized protein LOC130283441 has translation MAEEPSFVPLRGEGPSLDAAQFMTATQIQDLINKSVQAALASSIMPSGLQQQVSNASVPLHGGDPHVKKGKASHKRKHTSDSPAGEDNTMLQTVPTPVCQPQHPSDSARPLGLGELHSKRRKSAKRTKPDSYVDSSTEDSSGSSNESEDYESDPNIEQDAWDTALDTDANPATQGNVILDSLGEPLFHPDAISHPRSGDWSPLPHVAQYIELWARKSLDRSSRNKLRAECPRPFIPNKVVATPEVDPILMKYLLKSGKFPKKGIERSFKTIQERILDLMGPLTKILNLAEHAAASDEPVDVRQLRGWAQRAICLAGTANTTCSVERRRSILMRLDPQLSHLAETEPGPSAAGMLFGDSLMKDVNRFVGLFTGLDKAQTSLKKSGSSKIFPRAGRSRGRSAGRSAPYRPQGRPVAQYHYSQAPPSYTVPVVQPSPFFPPRGRPWRSRGGRGYPRSRPSTGY, from the exons ATGGCTGAGGAACCCTCATTTGTCCCCCTCAGAGGGGAGGGTCCTTCCCTGGATGCAGCACAATTTATGACTGCCACCCAGATCCAGGACTTAATTAATAAGTCGGTCCAAGCGGCCCTGGCCTCATCCATAATGCCCTCTGGCCTGCAACAACAGGTTTCCAATGCCTCGGTTCCCCTTCATGGTGGAGATCCACATGTTAAAAAGGGCAAGGCTTCCCATAAAAGGAAGCACAcctccgactccccggcaggggaagataataCTATGCTCCAGACAGTCCCTACCCCGGTCTGTCAACCCCAGCATCCCTCTGACTCcgctcgacccctgggcctcgggGAGTTACATAGCAAGAGGCGTAAGTCCGCTAAGCGCACTAAACCCGACTCCTATGTGGACTCCTCTACTGAGGACTCTTCGGGTTCATCTAATGAGTCTGAGGACTACGAGTCAGACCCCAATATTGAACAGGATGCTTGGGATACGGCGCTCGACACCGACGCCAACCCTGCCACGCAGGGCAATGTTATCCTGGATTCCCTAGgagaacccctttttcacccagaCGCGATCTCCCATCCGAGATCAGGCGACTGGTCTCCACTCCCCCACGTGGCCCAATATATAGAGCTTTGGGCTCGTAAATCTCTGGATAGGTCCAGCCGTAATAAGCTGAGGGCGGAATGCCCTAGACCCTTTATCCCCAATAAGGTGGTGGCTACCCCGGAGGTGGACCCCATCCTGATGAAATACTTATTAAAATCGGGTAAATTTCCTAAGAAGGGAATAGAACGTTCCTTCAAGACCATACAGGAGCGTATCCTTGATTTAATGGGTCCCCTCACTAAGATCCTTAATTTAGCCGAGCATGCTGCGGCGTCGGACGAACCCGTGGACGTCCGTCAGCTCCGTGGCTGGGCCCAGAGAGCCATTTGCCTGGCAGGTACTGCCAACACCACCTGCTCAGTCGAGAGACGCCGGTCGATCCTGATGCGACTCGACCCGCAACTATCCCATTTGGCCGAGACCGAACCAGGTCCCTCGGCAGCAGGCATGCTTTTTGGAGATAGTTTGATGAAGGATGTCAACAGATTTGTCGGCCTTTTTACCGGCTTGGATAAGGCCCAAACTTCCCTAAAGAAATCGGGGTCCAGTAAAATTTTTCCCCGGGCCGGCAGaagtagaggccgatctgccggccgttcTGCTCCCTACAGGCCACAGGGCAGACCAGTTGCCCAATACCATTATTCCCAGGCTCCTCCTTCCTACACCGTTCCAGTGGTCCAACCATCCCCATTCTTCCCTCCTCGCGGTCGACCCTGGAGAAGTCGTGGCGGACGTGGATACCCCCGCTCCCGTCCTTCTACCG GATATTGA
- the LOC130283444 gene encoding CARD- and ANK-domain containing inflammasome adapter protein-like, translating to MSAASPVLLPSITPQGHFANPYAVEVLKTKKDEIIEGIKKPEELLNLLVDHGIFSADKKMVMSYYRTRTEKNSRMVDILLSKGERACRLFFYPCLKQIEPGLYNSVKSYVNGVNDGVGDGRRQLVGYLLERDKEDTQDRVNQPPPKMSRKENVPHKVKKETQKPSVQVKEKSSPQETPRQPPPQTPRQKVVQSSVGVFDAAMKGDLSALESILKGSDVNAVNSAGETLLHVAASHGHVPIVEFLLSKGAKVDMKDKKGRTPLHRAAENGHLEAVRVLLRAGANMYALDKDSQSPLHLAAQNNHHHLVKLFLQEEGKRYKNRSNFLHLEASKNNSRLVEILLKNGADADSVDDKKKTALYHAVSGGHEATVKVLLEAGATIDSSIIDLAFGTNNEHIFGLLLQYSKGLSPDTMISAMFKAVPLNLYGIVKALIDKGTDVNAKNDIQYTPLLLAAELGKSETAQVLIEKGARLDERTPNLNTALHLSVLGGDVSTTKLLLQKGINVNITGAGDETPLHMAAYHNKVDLSEILLSAGANVNDVTKESVTPLHVASRRNNVDVARNLIEHKAKVNAKDKQSRTPLHMAAEGGGLALVQLLLDNKADPNVTDKDKKTPLHIAAAEGNLEVVTALFGSQARYGLKDMDGSTPLHYAVISGNADIVKSLLKAAKNKNLEDKNVWRKTPLHLAAEHGQSDIIQQLLTNGAAIDPLDNNRDTPLHCACRSGHLTSVQTLVGWTQGHKANLQATNSLKKTPLQVAEAGSTDSHQQVATLLKKKMLIIK from the coding sequence ATGAGTGCGGCCAGTCCGGTGCTGCTTCCATCTATTACCCCCCAGGGGCACTTTGCAAACCCTTACGCTGTAGAAGTCCTGAAGACCAAGAAAGATGAAATCATCGAAGGCATCAAGAAACCTGAAGAGCTCCTCAACCTTCTTGTAGACCACGGAATCTTCTCTGCCGATAAGAAAATGGTGATGTCCTACTACAGGACCCGGACGGAGAAGAATTCCCGCATGGTGGACATCTTATTGTCTAAAGGTGAGAGGGCTTGTCGTCTGTTCTTCTACCCCTGTCTCAAGCAGATAGAGCCCGGGTTATACAATAGTGTCAAAAGTTACGTCAACGGAGTCAATGATGGTGTCGGAGACGGGAGAAGGCAACTGGTGGGGTATCTACTGGAGAGGGACAAGGAGGACACTCAAGATAGAGTCAACCAGCCACCACCAAAAATGTCCCGTAAGGAGAACGTGCCCCATAAAGTCAAAAAAGAGACTCAAAAACCAAGTGTCCAAGTCAAGGAGAAGAGTTCTCCGCAGGAAACGCCGAGACAGCCTCCACCGCAGACCCCGAgacagaaggtggtccagtcatCTGTTGGGGTCTTCGATGCCGCCATGAAGGGCGACCTCTCCGCGTTGGAGTCAATTCTCAAGGGCTCCGACGTCAACGCCGTAAACTCTGCTGGAGAAACTCTGTTACACGTAGCCGCTTCTCACGGTCATGTCCCCATCGTCGAATTCTTGCTATCGAAAGGCGCCAAAGTAGACATGAAGGATAAGAAAGGAAGGACGCCCCTGCACCGAGCGGCCGAGAATGGACACCTAGAAGCTGTGAGGGTCTTACTCCGGGCCGGAGCCAACATGTACGCCCTGGACAAAGATTCCCAATCTCCTCTACACCTAGCGGCTCAGAACAATCACCACCATCTGGTGAAACTCTTCCTTCAAGAAGAAGGGAAACGCTACAAAAACAGGTCCAACTTTTTGCACCTGGAGGCATCCAAAAACAATAGTCGCCTGGTGGAGATTCTTCTGAAGAACGGCGCCGATGCCGATAGTGTGGATGATAAAAAGAAAACAGCCTTATACCACGCGGTGTCCGGCGGTCATGAGGCCACCGTCAAAGTGTTACTGGAAGCAGGCGCCACTATTGACTCCAGCATCATAGACTTGGCCTTTGGGACCAACAACGAGCACATTTTCGGCCTCCTCCTCCAGTATTCCAAGGGTCTGTCCCCCGACACCATGATCTCCGCCATGTTTAAAGCCGTCCCGCTCAACCTTTACGGGATCGTCAAGGCTTTGATCGACAAAGGCACGGACGTGAACGCCAAGAACGACATCCAGTATACGCCTCTCCTCCTGGCGGCAGAGCTGGGCAAGTCGGAGACGGCGCAAGTGCTTATCGAGAAAGGGGCGCGCCTGGACGAGCGGACGCCAAATCTGAACACGGCTCTGCATCTGTCTGTTCTAGGGGGAGATGTTTCCACCACAAAACTGCTGCTCCAGAAGGGCATTAATGTTAATATTACCGGTGCCGGAGACGAAACTCCGCTCCACATGGCGGCCTACCATAACAAAGTGGACTTGAGCGAGATTTTGCTTTCAGCTGGTGCCAACGTGAACGACGTTACCAAGGAATCGGTGACTCCGCTGCACGTTGCGAGCCGGAGGAACAACGTCGATGTTGCCCGAAATCTCATAGAGCACAAAGCCAAAGTGAACGCCAAAGACAAGCAGTCGAGGACGCCGCTACATATGGCGGCAGAAGGAGGGGGTCTCGCCCTGGTGCAGCTTCTCCTCGATAACAAGGCAGACCCCAACGTTACCGACAAGGATAAAAAGACCCCACTCCACATTGCAGCCGCGGAGGGAAACCTTGAGGTGGTGACGGCTCTGTTTGGTAGCCAGGCCAGGTATGGGTTGAAGGACATGGACGGCAGTACCCCCCTCCATTATGCCGTCATCTCCGGCAATGCCGATATTGTCAAATCTTTGCTGAaagctgcaaaaaacaaaaacctggaAGATAAAAATGTCTGGAGAAAAACACCCCTGCACCTGGCGGCCGAACACGGACAAAGCGACATCATCCAGCAGCTGCTGACCAACGGGGCGGCCATAGACCCCCTGGATAATAACCGCGATACCCCCCTGCACTGTGCCTGTAGATCCGGTCACCTGACCTCGGTGCAGACCCTCGTGGGCTGGACCCAGGGGCATAAAGCCAATTTACAGGCCACCAACAGTCTGAAGAAGACCCCGCTGCAGGTGGCAGAAGCTGGAAGCACCGACAGTCACCAGCAGGTGGCGACGCTCCTGAAAAAGAAAATGCTGATAATCAAATAG